A genomic segment from Neodiprion lecontei isolate iyNeoLeco1 chromosome 1, iyNeoLeco1.1, whole genome shotgun sequence encodes:
- the LOC107219364 gene encoding uncharacterized protein LOC107219364 isoform X4 — translation MTLPVSSYEELLVQVRGLTHETILLQRQLSSDLFDDANGTDCDLNHNIDFARKNYENEKLLADSCDAVIRQRAENNRRFDFGQCHNHASRSLAERVSPCVRGGSNSGGGLQSGELTARLIAWQNRQLRQSAEARSKRGVAQGVKEEEEEEEFPRGKNPGRLTEAVLSLGGVGTLDSAKRTALSATRGSDAPSTTHPAVATPDQQQQQQQRFPESGEFPQSQQRRTQRTTTRCAPGSAASQVARYKRPETTATPGAKVNKEDVMEPELKEKDERKSSTPSPELPAHCGKPYNEDGSSEEDGGPSGCSRTHRLSSLYHGTWPVERGLWNSQQTGLGNQQSTSTTVHNDIASVMSFSSSVSMGVGCPGGAQEMQGQRRLGAKVDVVYSLLGMLGGAEGREDMSATLLSMSNSTDSCLAMRQSGCLPLLVQLIHAPGQDPETRDRASQAIHNIVHSRGEERAGRREARVLRLLEQLRDYCQSLRTTLAARQPLDDFDRHPGPTIAALMKLSFDEAHRHAMCQLGGLHAVAELIEMDHAAHGSECDDQNCVTLRRYAGMALTNLTFGDGNNKALLCSFREFMKALVAQLRSPSDDLRQVTASVLRNLSWRADSSSKQTLREVGAVVGLTMAAMEGRKESTLKSILSALWNLSAHCSTNKIDICAVEGALAFLVDMLSYKAPSKTLAIVENAGGILRNVSSHVAVREDYRSILRERGCLQVLLRQLRSPSLTVVSNACGALWNLSARCPQDQRMLWDLGAVPMLRSLVHSKHKMISMGSSAALKNLLGARPGSSNLVHLDSTARGLGLPTLPTLVARRQKALEQEIDQNLAETCDNIEPSTSPTNKDDKFGFKVERRYADLDSRSGHSYQMQNGQPGPSSMRFNCVARSESRESVRSITSTHSDTIFERVNRHVLNGVSPTESQAKQQSSSLHAATGFNTGISADSTAKVANSDRKYVLRYKNAFPERQRAVNELSFNDVADLRCTTSTMSWASAADQEAACSQILMRSSIDESSLSNELNNPLIANSDDIKSQYFSEGSGLSSITRSGASLPVTSSQQVDECVHYGNENREIMGAIKKDTTVSKPVDYRLRYTLRDVDQDEKQHSGYFVESEEEFPHSSNIKNPCAEERTQYKTSGLKVCREFNGKDNTVTSTTYESWKSEPSKGLKHSSETSSLNSLDKHANYRLDQASNSSSSISSLTGTVVGDKSAASITQKPSNALEESNNNSMVEAKNDISTLDSVSDVDRSHKFTDHQQEQTSLTFPQYDSLGLLSGFDEHSSLASNSSLRLESFTGNEFLESPAESMSVNNLQPVCTSNMQNQESTLSDQHLSHAESYSVMHNTFVNDVTPNGLTIDDEPKIANDSRLKEYSAISAAGISESDEIGESLNLGIGSILEDREEDTEVNEVDNGSDHLFADVTSEAEAARHKTPFRRNSLQKSPQPVSNLTRYQTSSALDQVDVTGPVSLITETQNFRHSTHDATGGPASLTMETLNFRHPAHDANDTFMGDTENPTREISRIPSLVTELPRCSSAGLEDISNVLEQDAGSNKLDICRNTTKPAFTLSALENEELDLTVENVSDKQESILDVAAKFFVEKIAENVSETTCRPAPSTSGNRVSPEPTTTLQEENVVENQSEDQHVENASTDIPHLIPKNILSENENTTIERAACNKGDRSKNREETEEEYRRQRDPDAMIASLDRLTATLVQQTEAMRERDSSAMKQSVVSDTWNEDSPNDVSFPSISVSAPLIASFKSDNQEDQTIPNPEYSDELIGTQEVMTDSRIIEQEANKLAAAVNARVAEFDLDAVSMTSMDLDAIKPPSTMGSLVSLTTSLIGPIDTTEHSIVRERCHSASLPPLQLKSQISIDCRNGRKKSLPAGVMAKRALSQYQNHTGSLENLLSETGTTSMSHLENVKPPSMMDELLDAMDMENSMLSVASITSEVADTKDQDSHSLTSSDPIFDLLKPVANILSMTCMRYAESMQVSGNNSLSECLENINPPSLFNEVSEMDESTMEPTSETFCSDTLCIDNELQTEEVCRDREISIDRIEECDNDTDDAATSIPSEYCVSSSAESTPKKWHNKSNLTPKQKRQLAKERYKTYTIAAEMVKKEEEERRKNDHEESKIGKYARGKCSPFSKLTPKQRRQEDRARFQTQVLNNPFPELVAYNATECQTPLADNPESPETEEASSAVKSCIPTLRKLSGGKTIKQKRAENKDRYRTRTLDDEEAQEASKDVDAVISGTHFGDSDASLETMLLITPGEMKTKLEDFVGQGSSSGKPIGEDVLTVSKAQNLTLDDFESEYDSRVRVADGLHKRFGKSQLSEPTAVLSFTSRFNEQKQLSPSKDSLQDLASPAEPESQGNSDSNNESDEESNSANNQSQIPKRPRIVKPGTISRDASVDSNATDKSESESPKTIRGRRKALYFKPTTRKSTPTTSPSKIHNGAVSGIPIGRSNTSPLVRGTRATTLRQTHNPSFPTKHQQKSVANSKIISPSACAVEKRIQGSALTANKTSIPQRGTVFNYSKSTKRHTTPLGSSSASYAFKDDRKEPAIKPLERQGTFTKEEPEVENAPTVLPPCSPNRSKIAKPIKTSPSKIQTPSKSKPITKILQTQQSKFTKANNLDKDQARNSSPTVTYQKRSLIGSPIKNSPSNQSLQSNESARTTKKTNCLGQRSNSNSSIVSNSSTGIQGRRTSKEATSKIASLWKRVEESKTKQRFEKNDTRHWITPANDTIESGNPVVTTKPPTFRLIRSSTFEGVPKDISRNGSPGRPKSNVAKQPAKVTDTQGLSPKYRNSCDLTGMSIAEAHCKIPVKYPELSAGTRNTIQIDDSTVILRKPQTTQPSVDPVEVDPTKRVSRLGSFIRVEPPETEGGNTQMQTYVNSVRTPASAIVPPFNYNPKQSNPVKANISEIDGKLVVTECQMEITTSSMRVTTV, via the exons cTGCCTGCTCACTGTGGTAAGCCGTACAACGAAGATGGAAGCAGCGAAGAAGACGGCGGGCCAAGCGGTTGCTCCCGAACGCACAGACTATCGTCGCTGTATCACGGGACTTGGCCGGTCGAGCGAGGATTGTGGAACAGCCAACAAACTGGCCTCGGAAATCAACAGAGCACGTCAACCACTGTCCACAAC GATATAGCAAGCGTGATGAGCTTCTCCTCGAGCGTGAGTATGGGAGTCGGATGTCCCGGAGGAGCGCAAGAGATGCAAGGACAGAGGAGACTCGGAGCCAAGGTGGACGTTGTTTATAGTTTGTTGGGAATGCTCGGAGGTGCGGAAGGGCGAGAAGACATGAGCGCTACCCTTCTGTCCATGAGTAATTCCACGGATAGTTGTTTGGCGATGAGGCAATCCG GGTGCCTCCCTTTACTGGTTCAACTCATCCATGCCCCGGGCCAAGATCCCGAAACCAGAGACAGAGCCTCGCAGGCTATTCACAACATCGTACACTCGAGAGGTGAGGAAAGAGCTGGGCGACGAGAAGCCAGAGTACTCAGACTCCTGGAACAGCTCAGAGACTACTGTCAGTCGCTGAGAACAACCCTTGCAGCACGACAACCACTCG ATGATTTTGACAGACATCCGGGTCCAACTATAGCAGCCCTGATGAAACTCTCGTTCGACGAAGCCCACAGACACGCAATGTGCCAGTTGGGAGGTCTGCACGCCGTTGCAGAACTGATTGAAATGGACCACGCGGCCCACGGGAGTGAGTGCGACGACCAGAACTGCGTCACACTGCGTAGATACGCTGGTATGGCACTGACCAATCTGACATTTGGTGACGGCAACAACAAAGCACTTCTTTGCTCGTTTAGAGAATTTATGAAGGCACTGGTCGCACAATTGCGGAGTCCTAGCGACGATTTGCGTCAAGTAACTGCTAGCGTGCTTAGAAATCTATCCTGGCGAGCTGACAGTAGTAGCAAACAAACGTTACGCGAGGTAGGAGCAGTCGTCGGACTTACAATGGCTGCGATGGAAGGAAGAAAAGAGTCAACCCTCAAATCCATACTCTCGGCACTATGGAACTTATCAGCTCACTGCAGTACCAACAAAATCGACATATGCGCGGTCGAGGGTGCTCTGGCTTTCCTGGTTGACATGCTCAGCTACAAAGCGCCTTCAAAGACTTTGGCGATTGTCGAAAATGCCGGGGGCATATTAAGAAACGTTTCGAGTCATGTAGCCGTGAGAGAAGACTACAGATCAATTCTCCGAGAGAGAGGCTGCTTGCAAGTCCTTTTGCGCCAGCTAAGATCTCCCAGTTTAACGGTGGTCAGTAACGCGTGTGGTGCGTTGTGGAATTTGTCTGCTCGTTGTCCTCAGGATCAACGCATGCTGTGGGACCTTGGAGCAGTGCCAATGTTACGAAGCCTTGTTCACTCCAAGCACAAAATGATATCAATGGGTTCCAGCGCTGCTTTGAAGAATCTTTTGGGCGCGCGACCTGGTAGTAGTAATCTTGTCCATCTGGATTCAACTGCTAGAGGTTTGGGATTACCAACTTTGCCTACTCTAGTTGCGCGCAGGCAGAAGGCTCTTGAACAGGAGATTGATCAGAACTTGGCCGAAACTTGTGACAACATCGAGCCGAGTACTTCTCCCACAAACAAGGATGACAAGTTTGGATTCAAAGTTGAGCGACGATATGCTGACCTTGATTCTAGGAGCGGGCATTCGTATCAAATGCAAAACGGCCAACCTGGGCCATCCAGTATGCGATTCAACTGCGTAGCTCGCAGTGAGAGTAGAGAGTCCGTTCGTTCCATAACTAGTACACACTCGGATACGATTTTTGAAAGAGTTAATCGGCATGTATTGAACGGAGTGTCGCCAACTGAGTCGCAAGCAAAACAACAATCGTCTTCCCTTCATGCTGCAACAGGATTTAACACCGGAATTTCTGCAGATAGCACTGCTAAAGTGGCTAATTCGGACAGAAAATATGTTCTACGTTATAAGAATGCCTTCCCAGAGAGGCAAAGAGCTGTAAATGAACTTTCTTTCAATGATGTGGCAGACTTACGGTGTACTACTTCTACTATGTCGTGGGCTTCCGCTGCAGATCAAGAAGCAGCCTGCTCTCAGATATTAATGCGATCCTCTATTGACGAGTCTTCATTGTCCAACGAATTGAATAACCCCCTTATAGCTAACAGTGACGATATTAAATCTCAGTATTTTTCCGAAGGATCTGGTTTGTCAAGCATCACAAGATCTGGTGCAAGTTTGCCTGTGACTTCTAGTCAACAGGTGGATGAGTGTGTGCATTATGGAAATGAAAACCGCGAAATCATGGGAGCAATTAAAAAAGATACTACTGTATCCAAGCCAGTAGATTACAGACTAAGATATACTTTGCGCGATGTCGACCAAGATGAAAAACAACATTCCGGTTACTTTGTAGAGAGCGAAGAGGAGTTTCCCCACAGTAGTAATATCAAAAACCCATGTGCAGAAGAAAGGACACAGTACAAAACAAGTGGCCTAAAAGTGTGCAGAGAATTCAACGGCAAAGATAATACAGTTACGAGCACAACTTATGAATCATGGAAGTCTGAGCCCTCTAAGGGTCTGAAACACTCCTCTGAAACAAGCTCGTTAAATTCACTGGACAAGCACGCTAATTATCGTTTAGATCAAGCGTCTAATTCCAGTTCCAGCATTAGTTCTTTGACTGGTACAGTTGTAGGTGACAAATCAGCAGCAAGTATAACGCAGAAACCAAGTAATGCATTAGAGGAAAGCAATAATAATTCCATGGTGGAGGCCAAAAATGATATTAGCACGCTTGACAGTG TTTCAGACGTAGACCGAAGCCATAAATTTACGGATCATCAACAGGAACAAACTTCCCTTACATTTCCACAATATGATTCTCTAGGTTTACTCAGTGGCTTCGATGAACACAGCTCACTTGCAAGCAATTCAAG CCTACGGCTGGAAAGTTTTACCGGCAACGAATTTCTAGAATCACCAGCAGAAAGCATGTCAGTGAATAATTTACAACCAGTTTGTACTAGCAACATGCAAAATCAAGAGTCTACACTTTCAGATCAACATTTAT CTCATGCCGAATCCTATTCAGTGATGCACAATACATTTGTGAATGATGTGACACCAAATGGTCTAACAATAGATGATGAGCCAAAAATTGCTAATGATTCTAGACTGAAAGAATATAGCGCAATATCTGCTGCAGGTATTTCTGAATCTGACGAAATAGGAGAGTCGCTAAACTTGGGAATTGGAAGCATACTGGAAGACAGAGAAGAAGACACCGAAGTCAATGAAGTTGATAATGGTAGCGATCACTTATTTGCTGATGTTACGAGTGAAGCAGAAGCTGCAAG GCATAAGACGCCCTTCAGAAGAAACAGTTTGCAAAAATCTCCTCAACCTGTCAGCAATTTAACACGATATCAGACTAGTTCTGCACTGGATCAAGTAGACGTAACTGGTCCAGTGAGTCTGATAACTGAGACACAGAATTTCAGGCACTCTACGCATGACGCAACTGGTGGCCCAGCGAGTCTGACAATGGAGACCCTGAATTTCAGACATCCCGCACATGACGCTAATGACACATTTATGGGCGATACTGAAAACCCTACCAGAGAGATTTCACGCATACCTTCGCTTGTAACTGAACTTCCTCGCTGCAGCAGTGCAGGACTTGAAGATATTTCAAATGTTCTGGAACAAGATGCAGGGTCAAATAAATTAGAC ATATGTCGGAATACCACAAAACCTGCTTTCACTTTGTCTGCATTGGAGAATGAAGAACTCGATTTAACTGTAGAAAACGTCAGTGACAAGCAGGAATCCATTTTGGATGTTgcagcaaaatttttcgttgaaaaaatagcTGAAAATG TTTCAGAGACAACCTGTCGTCCTGCTCCATCGACCAGTGGTAATCGAGTATCACCTGAACCTACAACAACTTTGCAAGAAGAGAATGTTGTTGAGAATCAAAGTGAAGATCAACATGTAGAAAATGCATCGACCGATATTCCACATTTAATACCAAAGAACATCCtgagtgaaaatgaaaatactacga TAGAAAGAGCGGCTTGTAACAAAGGCGATCGTTCAAAGAATCGCGAGGAGACGGAAGAAGAATATAGAAGACAAAGAGATCCAGATGCTATGATTGCTTCGTTGGATCGATTGACAGCTACACTGGTTCAGCAAACAGAGGCAATGAGAGAACGCGATTCTTCTGCTATGAAACAAAGCGTTGTCAGTGATACTTGGAATGAAGATTCGCCAAATGATGTTTCTTTTCCTAGTATAAGCGTGAGCGCACCGTTAATCGCCTCTTTCAAAAGCGACAATCAAGAAGATCAGACCATCCCAAATCCAGAGTATTCTGATGAATTGATCGGCACACAGGAAGTCATGACGGATTCGAGGATAATTGAACAGGAGGCCAACAAACTGGCAGCTGCTGTTAACGCAAGGGTCGCAGAATTTGACTTGGATGCAGTCAGTATGACATCAATGGATCTTGATGCAATAAAGCCTCCGTCTACAATGGGTAGTCTTGTATCACTAACTACGAGTTTGATCGGACCTATCGATACCACCGAGCATTCAATTGTCAGAGAAAGGTGTCATTCTGCTTCACTTCCTCCTTTGCAACTCAAGAGTCAGATATCGATAGACTGTCGAAATGGACGAAAGAAGTCACTTCCTGCTGGAGTTATGGCTAAAAGAGCACTCAGTCAATACCAGAATCACACTGGGAGTCTTGAGAATTTACTGAGCGAAACTGGCACCACCAGTATGTCTCACTTGGAGAATGTCAAGCCACCTTCGATGATGGACGAATTGTTGGATGCTATGGATATGGAAAACAGTATGCTGAGCGTTGCAAGTATTACTTCGGAAGTTGCAGACACCAAGGACCAGGATTCACACAGTTTAACATCCAGCGATCCAATATTTGATTTGCTAAAACCAGTTGCCAATATTTTGTCTATGACCTGCATGCGATATGCGGAATCTATGCAAGTCAGTGGCAATAATAGTCTTAGCGAGTGTCTGGAGAATATAAATCCCCCTTCTCTTTTTAACGAGGTAAGCGAGATGGATGAATCTACAATGGAACCGACCAGCGAAACGTTTTGCAGCGATACTCTGTGCATCGATAATGAACTTCAGACGGAAGAAGTTTGTCGAGATCGTGAAATTTCAATAGATCGAATAGAAGAATGTGACAATGACACCGATGACGCAGCTACTTCCATCCCATCTGAATACTGTGTTAGTAGTTCAGCAGAGTCTACACCAAAGAAATGGCACAACAAAAGTAACTTGACTCCAAAGCAGAAAAGACAATTGGCGAAAGAAAGATATAAAACTTATACTATTGCTGCGGAAATggtgaaaaaggaagaagaggagCGGCGGAAGAATGATCATGAGGAGAgcaaaattggaaaatatgcCCGTGGTAAGTGCTCACCTTTTTCAAAGCTTACGCCTAAACAACGGAGACAAGAAGATAGAGCTCGATTCCAGACCCAAGTGTTGAATAATCCATTCCCTGAACTGGTCGCGTACAATGCTACAGAGTGTCAGACACCATTAGCAGATAATCCAGAGAGTCCGGAAACTGAAGAGGCGTCATCGGCTGTGAAATCTTGTATTCCGACACTCAGAAAGCTTTCAgggggaaaaacaattaagCAAAAACGAGCTGAGAACAAGGATAGATATCGTACAAGGACACTGGATGACGAAGAAGCGCAGGAAGCTAGCAAAGATGTAGATGCTGTAATATCTGGAACTCACTTTGGTGATTCTGACGCCTCTCTTGAAACGATGCTACTTATTACGCCTGGTGAAATGAAAACTAAGCTTGAAGATTTCGTCGGCCAAGGCTCAAGTTCCGGCAAGCCTATCGGTGAAGATGTTTTAACTGTGAGCAAGGCACAGAATTTAACATTAGACGACTTCGAGTCGGAATATGATTCGAGAGTGCGTGTTGCTGATGGACTTCACAAAAGGTTTGGAAAATCACAATTGTCAGAGCCGACTGCTGTGTTAAGTTTTACATCAAGATTCAATGAACAAAAGCAGTTATCTCCGTCGAAAGACTCGCTCCAAGATCTTGCATCACCAGCGGAACCAGAGAGTCAAGGGAATTCTGATTCTAACAATGAGAGTGACGAGGAGTCGAATAGTGCCAACAATCAATCGCAGATACCAAAAAGACCAAGGATCGTCAAACCAGGAACAATAAGTAGAGATGCTAGCGTCGATTCAAATGCTACAGATAAATCTGAATCGGAGAGTCCGAAGACGATCAGAGGACGAAGAAAAGCTCTGTACTTTAAGCCAACTACACGTAAATCAACGCCAACTACTTCTCCTTCAAAAATACACAACGGCGCTGTTAGCGGAATACCGATAGGACGCAGTAATACCTCACCTCTGGTTCGAGGAACAAGAGCGACTACTCTGAGGCAAACGCATAATCCAAGTTTCCCAACAAAACATCAACAGAAATCAGTTGCCAACTCTAAAATCATATCACCGTCTGCTTGTGCAGTGGAAAAACGGATCCAGGGTTCTGCCTTGACTGCAAACAAAACTTCTATTCCTCAGAGAGGGACCGTTTTTAATTATTCCAAATCGACAAAACGCCATACTACTCCTTTGGGTTCTTCTTCAGCTTCGTATGCATTCAAAGATGACAGGAAGGAACCTGCGATCAAACCTCTCGAAAGGCAAGGTACATTTACAAAAGAAGAACCAGAAGTTGAGAATGCGCCAACAGTGCTTCCACCCTGTTCGCCAAACAGAAGTAAAATAGCTAAACCAATAAAAACTTCACCTTCCAAAATTCAGACTCCCAGCAAGTCCAAACCGATTACTAAAATTCTTCAAACGCAGCAGTCTAAATTCACTAAAGCGAACAATTTGGATAAAGATCAAGCTAGAAATTCGTCACCCACTGTTACTTATCAAAAACGAAGTCTCATAGGATCTCCGATTAAAAATTCTCCTAGCAATCAAAGTTTACAAAGTAACGAATCCGCCCGGACTACAAAGAAAACGAATTGCCTGGGCCAAAGGTCTAATAGTAATTCCAGCATAGTGTCAAATTCTTCTACGGGCATCCAAGGTCGTCGGACTTCCAAAGAAGCCACCAGTAAAATCGCGAGCTTGTGGAAAAGAGTAGAAGAGAGCAAGACCAAACAgcgttttgagaaaaatgatacGAGGCACTGGATCACACCTGCCAACGATACCATTGAATCTGGGAATCCGGTTGTTACCACCAAGCCGCCAACATTTCGATTAATTCGGAGTTCTACTTTTGAGGGAGTTCCTAAAGATATCAGCAGAAATGGTTCGCCAGGTAGACCTAAATCTAATGTGGCAAAGCAGCCTGCTAAGGTAACAGATACTCAAGGCCTTAGTCCGAAGTATCGGAATTCGTGTGACTTGACTGGAATGAGTATCGCAGAAGCGCATTGTAAGATCCCAGTCAAATATCCCGAATTATCAGCGGGGACAAGAAACACCATACAGATAGACGATAGCACAGTAATTTTGAGAAAACCACAGACTACTCAACCCTCGGTAGATCCTGTGGAGGTCGATCCCACAAAACGCGTTTCCCGTCTTGGATCGTTCATACGAGTTGAACCACCAGAGACAGAAGGTGGTAACACGCAAATGCAAACGTATGTCAACTCAGTACGTACTCCAGCATCAGCAATCGTTCCACCGTTTAATTACAATCCCAAACAAAGTAACCCGGTAAAAGCAAACATTAGTGAAATTGATGGTAAGCTTGTGGTGACGGAATGTCAAATGGAAATCACTACTAGTTCCATGAGAGTAACTACGGTATAA